Proteins from one Terriglobus tenax genomic window:
- the mdcH gene encoding malonate decarboxylase subunit epsilon produces the protein MMAAFLFPGQGAQRPGMLHQLPRHEVVENTLAEVTSALGDHITKFDTSEALQSTVATQLSLLAAGVATARYLQAQGIDPTVVLGMSVGAFAAAVTAGVISLHDAVLLVKERAELMQGLFPKDYGMAAIVGLSESQVQQITETVYTDKAPVFVTNINAAKQIVTAGARAGLSQLIERAEAMGAQRAELLNVSVPSHCRLLEPVASALRERLQAVSLSRPNCTYISNVQARATYTAKGVQSDLANNIAHGVRWSDATEVAVELGCDLFLEMQPGHALTDLIHQAHPGSEAMAITDAMMSRILRMTTKASGQS, from the coding sequence ATGATGGCTGCGTTTCTCTTTCCAGGTCAGGGTGCTCAGCGCCCAGGTATGCTGCACCAGCTTCCTCGTCATGAGGTCGTCGAAAACACCCTTGCCGAAGTAACCAGCGCGCTGGGTGACCACATCACAAAATTTGACACGTCAGAAGCGCTCCAGTCCACGGTAGCGACGCAACTTAGCCTGCTTGCGGCAGGGGTTGCAACTGCACGTTATCTTCAGGCACAGGGTATCGACCCCACGGTGGTACTGGGAATGTCAGTAGGAGCCTTCGCTGCTGCCGTGACCGCAGGTGTGATTTCACTTCACGATGCTGTATTGCTGGTGAAGGAGCGCGCCGAGCTCATGCAGGGGCTCTTTCCCAAAGATTATGGGATGGCCGCGATCGTTGGCCTCAGCGAATCACAGGTGCAGCAGATCACCGAGACCGTGTATACCGACAAAGCTCCCGTCTTTGTGACGAACATTAATGCCGCGAAGCAGATCGTAACGGCGGGAGCACGGGCCGGCTTGAGTCAGCTCATCGAGCGAGCCGAAGCAATGGGAGCACAACGCGCCGAACTGCTGAACGTATCCGTTCCGTCACATTGTCGCCTGTTAGAGCCCGTAGCTTCTGCGTTACGAGAACGCTTGCAAGCCGTTTCCCTAAGCAGGCCAAATTGTACTTACATCTCCAACGTGCAGGCCCGCGCAACTTACACGGCAAAGGGCGTTCAGTCCGATCTGGCGAACAATATCGCACACGGTGTTCGCTGGAGTGATGCAACCGAAGTAGCCGTAGAACTGGGCTGCGATCTCTTTCTCGAAATGCAGCCGGGGCACGCTCTCACGGATCTCATTCATCAAGCTCATCCAGGTAGCGAAGCAATGGCAATCACAGATGCCATGATGTCTCGCATCCTCAGAATGACCACAAAGGCTTCCGGCCAATCATGA
- a CDS encoding ligand-binding sensor domain-containing protein yields MGVFDFGVLAALVAGLVVLPSGVAAQRWESVADSVFKHPISDTTLPNSPVLAIAQDHDGFLWIGTEGGVARWDGYRYRIYQSDAKNPGSLPDNYIQSLHVDKRGNLWIATLSGGLSRYDRLNDRFINYSTGPGGLSSVDVLAITDDGKGGVWVATNQGLDDVDPERGVIGHLRHNDADSTSLPDNKVRAVLTDREGRLWIGTHSGAVRQDASGSPFVRVSLPGLQNQSSAVICMHEDASGRMWLGTTHGAYVVQPGSHSSVLVPRFVEASRAETVQSMAEGRPGEMWLGTYGNGILIVNEATFGVRNVRHDPLLPQSLDEDTVWAIFRDKVGDMWTGTNRGFSHNNPNQSAIMTVFGVLTRTKGLSDTDVESVLSMSNGQLWLGLGAKGVDILDPVAGRVGQMRLGIDGTGKTRELSEVRGLVSAGADEVYLCARSGLYRKTPQDAFPVRIELPGSNSVQAAAYLPQTRTVWIGTIGDGLWSIRSNEHGRVSAQHFEGSSKLADSRVSVITPGSAGSLWIGTYNGLDRLDPATGSIEHIRVEPETATAIAAPYVSSLMNDRQGRLWVGMQNGGISILEGRTPDGHPRFRHLGLPEGLPNLNVDKILQAPSGAVWAATDNGLAVIDPKQFTVRVLGEAEGGVIPSYWINAGATTADGVLAFGGAGGLSLVLPDNLKNYAYHPSIVVTDIRIGGKPEPWGRFGSGGAIGTIEISPDANSVTVEFAALDYSAPERNRYSYWLEGYDHTWNETDSRHRVAAYTNLPPGHYVLHLRGSNRDGIWTESQLSLPIRVLPTWYQTVWFKIAGLIALFGMGFLFVQTRTAYLRARQRELERQVASQTAELRKREHQLEQMAYSDPLTGLPNRRMFTEHFNQVSALMRRQEGKFALLLIDLDRFKQINDTLGHDAGDALLIEAASRLKAAVRESDHVFRLGGDEFAVLEVGFTEPSSVEMICRRITRSFEKLVTVNGASMNTSPSIGVATFPVDGESLEELYKIADMALYQAKGAGRNTWHWKGYPTSNSDDAPKSS; encoded by the coding sequence ATGGGAGTGTTTGATTTCGGAGTGTTGGCGGCGCTCGTGGCGGGCCTTGTAGTCCTGCCCTCTGGAGTTGCGGCACAGCGTTGGGAGAGTGTTGCCGATTCGGTCTTTAAGCATCCCATCTCCGATACCACCCTTCCGAATTCACCTGTCCTAGCAATTGCACAGGATCACGATGGCTTTCTTTGGATCGGAACAGAAGGTGGGGTGGCACGATGGGACGGCTACCGCTATCGCATCTATCAGTCGGATGCCAAGAATCCGGGAAGCTTACCCGATAACTACATCCAGAGCCTGCACGTTGATAAACGTGGCAATCTCTGGATTGCGACGCTTAGTGGTGGCCTCTCGCGTTATGATCGCCTCAATGATCGTTTCATAAACTACTCAACCGGTCCAGGTGGGTTGAGCAGCGTCGATGTTCTCGCAATTACCGACGATGGCAAGGGGGGCGTCTGGGTAGCAACAAATCAAGGACTCGATGACGTCGACCCGGAACGTGGTGTTATTGGGCATCTGCGCCATAACGACGCGGACTCAACCAGTCTTCCGGATAACAAAGTGCGGGCAGTTCTTACGGATCGTGAAGGACGTCTCTGGATTGGTACGCACAGTGGCGCTGTTCGCCAGGATGCATCAGGATCGCCCTTCGTAAGGGTATCCCTACCCGGGCTCCAGAACCAGAGCTCCGCCGTGATCTGCATGCACGAAGATGCCAGCGGTCGGATGTGGCTCGGCACCACACATGGCGCGTACGTCGTCCAGCCGGGATCGCATTCCAGCGTTCTGGTCCCACGATTTGTCGAAGCGTCGAGGGCGGAAACAGTTCAATCGATGGCTGAAGGCAGGCCTGGGGAAATGTGGCTCGGGACCTATGGAAACGGCATCCTGATTGTTAACGAAGCCACCTTCGGAGTCCGAAACGTCCGCCACGATCCGCTTCTTCCGCAGAGCCTTGACGAAGATACCGTCTGGGCAATTTTCCGCGACAAAGTTGGCGATATGTGGACGGGGACCAATCGCGGATTTTCCCACAACAACCCAAATCAATCGGCAATCATGACCGTCTTCGGCGTCCTCACCCGGACCAAAGGCTTGTCAGATACCGATGTGGAGTCGGTATTGTCTATGTCCAACGGGCAACTGTGGTTGGGCCTCGGTGCAAAAGGTGTGGACATTCTCGACCCAGTTGCTGGGCGAGTCGGCCAGATGAGGCTTGGGATCGATGGGACTGGAAAGACGAGGGAATTGAGTGAAGTCCGCGGTCTCGTCTCCGCCGGAGCTGACGAAGTGTACTTATGCGCCCGCAGCGGTCTTTATCGAAAAACGCCGCAGGACGCGTTTCCGGTTCGGATTGAGTTGCCAGGAAGTAATTCCGTACAGGCAGCAGCGTATTTACCCCAGACCCGAACAGTCTGGATCGGCACCATCGGGGATGGGCTTTGGTCTATCCGTTCCAACGAGCATGGGCGGGTGTCCGCGCAACATTTTGAGGGCTCCAGTAAACTGGCCGATTCCCGAGTCTCGGTCATTACTCCAGGGTCCGCCGGCTCCCTCTGGATCGGTACCTACAATGGTCTTGATCGTCTAGATCCCGCGACGGGCTCAATTGAACACATAAGAGTAGAGCCTGAAACGGCGACGGCAATCGCGGCACCCTATGTCAGTTCCCTTATGAATGATCGCCAAGGTCGACTTTGGGTCGGGATGCAGAACGGTGGTATCTCCATCTTGGAGGGTCGCACTCCGGACGGACATCCGCGCTTTCGCCACCTTGGTCTGCCTGAAGGACTGCCAAATCTCAATGTCGACAAGATTTTGCAGGCACCGTCAGGAGCTGTATGGGCCGCGACTGACAACGGATTGGCGGTCATCGATCCGAAGCAGTTCACTGTCCGAGTGCTCGGAGAGGCAGAAGGTGGAGTCATTCCCAGCTATTGGATTAATGCGGGTGCCACCACTGCGGACGGCGTGCTTGCTTTTGGCGGAGCCGGGGGCCTCAGCTTGGTTCTGCCGGACAATTTGAAGAATTACGCTTACCATCCTTCGATTGTTGTGACTGACATTCGGATTGGCGGCAAACCAGAGCCCTGGGGACGATTTGGCAGTGGTGGCGCGATCGGGACGATCGAAATTTCTCCGGACGCCAATAGCGTCACTGTGGAATTCGCCGCTCTTGACTATTCGGCACCGGAACGAAATCGCTATAGCTACTGGCTCGAAGGGTATGACCACACCTGGAATGAAACCGATTCGAGGCACCGGGTTGCGGCGTATACCAATTTGCCACCCGGACACTATGTCTTGCACCTACGCGGCTCGAATCGTGATGGTATCTGGACAGAATCCCAGTTATCCCTGCCGATTCGAGTCTTGCCGACGTGGTATCAGACGGTATGGTTCAAGATTGCCGGGTTGATAGCTCTCTTCGGGATGGGCTTCCTCTTCGTGCAGACTCGTACAGCGTATTTGCGTGCTCGTCAGCGGGAGCTTGAACGACAGGTCGCCAGTCAAACGGCCGAATTGCGGAAGCGCGAGCACCAGCTTGAGCAAATGGCCTATTCCGATCCCCTGACGGGGCTGCCGAACCGGCGAATGTTTACTGAGCACTTCAATCAAGTCTCAGCACTTATGCGTCGACAGGAAGGAAAATTTGCCCTGCTGCTCATCGACCTGGACCGATTCAAGCAGATCAATGACACGCTAGGCCATGATGCTGGTGACGCACTTCTGATTGAAGCTGCTAGCCGGCTCAAGGCCGCAGTGAGGGAGTCGGATCACGTCTTCCGGCTGGGAGGGGATGAATTTGCAGTTCTCGAGGTTGGTTTTACGGAACCATCCTCAGTTGAGATGATCTGCCGCAGAATTACGCGGTCATTCGAAAAACTTGTCACGGTCAATGGGGCATCAATGAACACCAGCCCCAGTATCGGCGTCGCTACATTTCCTGTTGATGGAGAATCGCTTGAAGAACTCTATAAAATCGCCGACATGGCTCTCTATCAGGCAAAGGGGGCCGGACGAAACACCTGGCATTGGAAGGGATACCCGACTAGCAACTCGGACGATGCCCCCAAAAGCAGCTGA
- a CDS encoding IS110 family RNA-guided transposase — protein MQIRSVGIDLGKTTFHLVASGASGKVLVKKKFTQKQLLAFTANMQQSLIGLEACAGAHFLGRALKEQGHDVRLIAAQFVKPFVKSNKNDFVDAEAIAEAVERKNMRFVPIKTDDQLDLQAMHRIRDRLVSRRTAVINQIRAFLLERGMVFAQKPAKLKAGMADVLENADNALTPMMRNLTAILWDEWKTVEQQIDELTDRLEQIAASDAGCCRIRQIPGIGPIVATAIVAAIGNGAAFRKGRDFAAWLGLVPRQYSTGGKAKLLGISKRGNIYLRKVLIHGARAAAMRIKRDRFPIGAWMNALEARAPRNVLVVAMANKLARIVWAVLSSGEDYRPAVSIAAA, from the coding sequence ATGCAGATTCGTTCCGTTGGCATTGATTTGGGCAAGACGACGTTTCACCTTGTTGCGTCGGGAGCATCGGGCAAGGTTCTGGTGAAGAAGAAGTTCACGCAGAAGCAGTTGCTGGCGTTCACCGCTAACATGCAGCAGTCACTGATCGGTCTTGAGGCATGTGCGGGAGCGCATTTCCTTGGACGGGCCTTGAAGGAGCAGGGCCATGATGTCAGGCTGATCGCGGCTCAGTTCGTGAAGCCGTTTGTGAAGTCCAACAAGAACGACTTCGTCGATGCGGAGGCTATCGCTGAAGCTGTCGAGCGCAAGAACATGCGTTTCGTTCCGATCAAGACGGATGACCAGCTCGACCTGCAGGCGATGCACCGGATTCGCGATCGGCTTGTCTCCCGGCGCACAGCAGTCATCAACCAGATACGAGCCTTTCTGCTTGAGCGCGGCATGGTCTTTGCGCAGAAGCCCGCGAAGCTGAAGGCCGGGATGGCCGACGTGCTCGAGAACGCGGACAACGCGCTGACGCCGATGATGCGCAACCTGACCGCCATACTTTGGGATGAGTGGAAGACTGTCGAGCAGCAGATCGATGAGTTAACCGACAGGCTCGAACAGATCGCTGCGAGTGACGCCGGTTGCTGCCGTATCCGGCAGATCCCCGGCATCGGCCCCATCGTAGCGACGGCTATCGTTGCCGCCATCGGCAACGGTGCGGCATTCCGCAAGGGACGAGACTTCGCAGCGTGGCTCGGACTCGTTCCAAGGCAGTACTCGACCGGAGGCAAGGCCAAGCTGTTGGGTATCAGCAAGCGCGGCAACATCTACCTGCGCAAGGTTCTCATTCATGGTGCGCGAGCTGCCGCGATGCGCATAAAACGAGATCGCTTTCCGATTGGCGCATGGATGAACGCGCTCGAAGCACGAGCGCCACGCAACGTGCTGGTCGTCGCTATGGCCAACAAGCTCGCACGTATCGTCTGGGCTGTGCTCTCCAGCGGTGAAGATTACAGGCCTGCCGTGAGCATCGCGGCAGCATGA
- a CDS encoding alpha/beta fold hydrolase, with the protein MKTPFVNARAIFARLIAMLFVLLAYQAPAQKAVRDKSDLLAAPSTYQTDHLSVKVMGTAGSPVFLIPGLSSPRAVWDGIAPELAKTHRVYLVQVNGFGGDAPGANLKPGILTGIVADLDELIRSRKLTHVAVVGHSMGGIAGLLLAARHPANLERLMIVDELPFAAVMLAPPGTDVTISMVEPRAAQMRDTTAAEYGKPANPAALEASIARLTLNPENHARIKEWATTADPRVTAQALYENLTTDVRPELAAIRAKVTVVYAWNNTYPLKERVDSFFRQQYAAVQQITYVGIGPSAHMVMLDQPAKFQEAIEHFLGN; encoded by the coding sequence ATGAAAACGCCCTTTGTCAATGCTCGTGCCATCTTTGCCAGACTCATCGCCATGTTGTTCGTCCTCCTCGCGTATCAAGCTCCTGCGCAGAAAGCTGTACGTGACAAGAGTGATCTTCTGGCCGCTCCATCGACTTACCAAACGGATCACCTCTCCGTAAAAGTGATGGGAACGGCCGGAAGCCCGGTGTTCCTGATCCCGGGTCTATCCAGTCCACGTGCTGTATGGGATGGAATAGCACCCGAACTCGCGAAGACCCACCGGGTTTACCTGGTGCAGGTCAATGGGTTCGGCGGAGATGCTCCGGGAGCGAATCTCAAGCCAGGTATCCTGACGGGAATTGTGGCCGATCTTGATGAGCTGATTCGCAGCCGCAAACTCACCCATGTTGCTGTTGTCGGTCACTCCATGGGGGGAATCGCGGGGCTCCTGCTTGCGGCACGACATCCGGCGAATCTGGAACGGCTGATGATCGTCGATGAGCTGCCCTTCGCTGCGGTGATGCTGGCCCCACCTGGCACCGATGTTACGATTTCGATGGTCGAACCGCGGGCAGCGCAGATGCGTGATACGACGGCCGCCGAGTACGGCAAGCCGGCAAACCCTGCCGCTTTGGAAGCGAGCATTGCGCGCTTGACACTGAATCCCGAGAACCACGCCAGGATAAAGGAGTGGGCGACGACTGCCGATCCCCGCGTGACGGCACAGGCGCTCTACGAGAACCTTACTACCGACGTGCGCCCCGAACTGGCTGCGATCCGCGCGAAGGTGACTGTCGTCTACGCGTGGAATAACACGTATCCACTCAAGGAGCGTGTCGACTCATTCTTTCGTCAGCAGTATGCGGCCGTTCAGCAGATCACCTATGTCGGGATAGGCCCTTCGGCGCATATGGTAATGCTCGACCAGCCCGCGAAGTTCCAGGAAGCGATCGAGCATTTTCTTGGTAATTAA
- a CDS encoding RNA polymerase sigma factor, whose amino-acid sequence MSTGVKLEEIVEVHAAMVRRIATVYEHHPDRVDDLVQDIWIAVWQALPRLNDPTMLKSYIARITQNICVTHVRRALVRQTQPLSDTLPDLAPAPDEATTHAIRLTRLIEAVRSLPESLKAVTTLYLEDMPIKDIAVALGISEGNVSVRLHRAKSAIRLSLGDLL is encoded by the coding sequence GTGAGCACTGGGGTCAAGCTAGAGGAGATCGTTGAGGTCCATGCCGCCATGGTGCGCCGCATTGCGACGGTGTATGAGCACCATCCCGACAGGGTCGATGACCTTGTGCAGGATATCTGGATCGCCGTTTGGCAAGCATTGCCCCGCTTGAATGACCCTACGATGCTGAAGAGCTACATCGCCCGCATTACACAGAACATCTGTGTCACCCATGTCCGGCGCGCTCTTGTGCGGCAGACCCAACCGCTGAGCGATACCTTACCCGATCTTGCCCCTGCTCCCGACGAAGCCACGACTCATGCCATCCGTCTAACCCGCCTGATCGAAGCAGTGCGGAGCCTTCCGGAGAGCCTCAAGGCCGTTACAACCCTCTATCTCGAAGACATGCCGATCAAGGACATTGCCGTGGCGCTGGGCATAAGCGAAGGTAACGTCTCTGTGCGGCTCCATCGTGCGAAATCCGCTATCAGGCTCAGCCTCGGAGATCTTTTATGA
- a CDS encoding ParB/RepB/Spo0J family partition protein, producing METQIVNATEYREVSLSLLTESKTNPRRVFENEALKELAATIRTKGVYSPLLVRPLTERGFEIVFGARRFRAAQMAEAATVPVRIKEMTDAEVIEAQLIENLQRKDVHPMEEAQGFRALLNLEEPTYTVEQIAAKMGKSPAYVTTRLKLTDLAPVVIEAFYAEEIGVGHALLLAKLQADQQEQALSACFKEVYNGERKPTRILLPVRNLQFWIDTNIILALKDAPFDRRDAQLVPAAGSCVDCPKRTGHNKLLFSDIGGKLDSCTDPTCYQSKVAAHVADRDKAKRPEFKSCKFTTDAIVTDGTEVGTMRKVCTNAACPVHHPKPQRNDRDEEKWKAEQEKRRREEAIANTTGLRVLTAISAAVPVRLMKRDLLFINTQLAELVGEPRLEALAKQHGIKRSKDTENIGKVFAAYLRRADEGTLSRVAVALTIVLAAARTNAPSILREAATVYKVDTDAIAQKVKAEFAAKAKAKKEPTPTARPVPKAKKAA from the coding sequence ATGGAAACCCAAATCGTCAATGCCACCGAATACCGCGAAGTCTCGCTCTCGCTACTGACCGAATCGAAGACCAACCCGCGCCGCGTCTTTGAGAACGAAGCCCTCAAGGAACTCGCCGCAACCATCCGCACCAAAGGTGTCTACTCTCCCTTGCTTGTTCGTCCACTCACAGAACGAGGGTTTGAGATTGTGTTTGGAGCGCGGCGCTTTCGTGCCGCCCAGATGGCCGAGGCCGCAACCGTTCCCGTCCGCATCAAGGAGATGACCGATGCAGAAGTAATCGAAGCGCAGTTGATTGAAAACCTGCAACGTAAGGATGTTCACCCGATGGAAGAAGCCCAGGGCTTCCGTGCGCTTCTGAACTTGGAGGAGCCTACTTACACCGTCGAGCAGATCGCCGCCAAGATGGGCAAGAGTCCAGCGTATGTGACCACGCGCCTCAAGCTCACTGACCTCGCTCCCGTTGTCATCGAAGCCTTCTATGCCGAGGAGATCGGCGTCGGCCATGCCTTGCTTTTGGCCAAGCTGCAGGCCGACCAACAGGAACAGGCCCTCTCCGCTTGCTTCAAAGAGGTCTACAACGGCGAACGCAAACCAACGCGCATTCTCCTGCCTGTCCGCAATCTGCAATTCTGGATTGATACCAACATCATTCTCGCGTTGAAAGATGCTCCGTTCGACAGGAGGGACGCGCAGCTTGTGCCAGCGGCGGGAAGTTGTGTAGATTGCCCGAAGCGCACCGGACACAACAAGCTCCTGTTTTCGGACATTGGCGGCAAGCTGGATTCCTGCACTGACCCGACCTGCTATCAATCGAAGGTTGCAGCGCATGTTGCCGACAGGGACAAGGCAAAACGGCCTGAGTTCAAATCGTGCAAGTTCACCACGGACGCGATTGTGACCGATGGAACGGAAGTTGGCACCATGCGCAAGGTCTGCACGAATGCCGCTTGCCCCGTCCATCATCCCAAGCCACAGCGCAATGACCGGGATGAGGAGAAGTGGAAGGCCGAGCAGGAGAAGCGCCGCCGCGAGGAGGCGATCGCCAACACAACCGGGCTTCGCGTCCTCACCGCCATCAGTGCCGCCGTTCCGGTGCGTCTGATGAAGCGTGACCTTCTCTTCATCAATACTCAACTTGCAGAGCTTGTTGGGGAACCCCGTCTGGAAGCCCTTGCCAAACAGCACGGCATCAAGCGGTCGAAGGACACGGAGAACATCGGCAAGGTGTTCGCCGCCTATCTTCGCCGTGCCGATGAAGGTACGCTTTCCCGCGTCGCGGTGGCGCTAACCATCGTTCTTGCCGCCGCTCGGACGAATGCTCCAAGCATCCTGCGTGAAGCAGCAACGGTCTACAAAGTGGATACTGATGCCATCGCGCAGAAGGTCAAAGCGGAGTTTGCAGCGAAAGCGAAGGCAAAGAAAGAACCCACGCCAACAGCCCGGCCCGTTCCGAAGGCCAAGAAAGCCGCATAA
- a CDS encoding DEAD/DEAH box helicase, giving the protein MQEFAAAPLLKGEQDVILAAATSAGKTEAAFFPILTRLLKGGESSGFVLSISPLKALINDQADRLTDLCEALDLPVLGWHGDVSQTRKQKFLKNLRGVLIITPESLESLFVNKGTMMPAFAGAIAHIVVDELHSFLEAERGKQVQSLLHRLECAAGRRIPRAGLSATLGDKTLAATFLRPGSGDKVFTVDAGGEGYVMKLAVKGYVDGQVVDDESWSDDPSIDSDEPPEKQMTSTAELAIADYLFTHLRGSNHLIFPNSRAKVEKYADRLRHRSEREGVRNEFWTHHGSLSRELREESETALKGGTTSASAICTTTLELGIDIGNIKSVAQIGPPPSVASLRQRLGRSGRRAGEPAILRCFCIEKPLTPNSPLSDRIREGLVQTIAMVRLLMRPWVEPPRLTAIHASTFVQQALSVIAERGGATAAELWKVLVQSGTFDRISREMFTDILRGLGGRDILQQENSGLLLPGIVGEKLINHYDFYSAFSSPDEFRLIAGERVLGSLPITRPLTVGQRMIFGGRRWRVRDVDSEHKVIYVSADRGGAPPAFESNGGEVHDVIRQEMKLVLSETSEIAYLDTAAKELLYEARRTYQDLRLAERQSFRDGKNTLLFTWMGDAVNSTLAFMLAQRGLECTNEGVALAISTEVDESRLLTELSAIAEQTVPSASELGIAPEMAAIEKWDWALSKATCIESYASARLDLAGAKVLAARLVDSIR; this is encoded by the coding sequence GTGCAGGAGTTTGCGGCAGCACCGCTGCTGAAGGGTGAGCAGGATGTCATCCTTGCAGCAGCCACCTCGGCCGGTAAGACCGAAGCTGCCTTCTTCCCTATCCTTACACGCCTTCTCAAGGGCGGCGAGTCCTCAGGCTTCGTTTTGTCCATCAGCCCGTTGAAGGCACTGATCAATGATCAGGCGGATCGTCTGACCGACTTGTGCGAAGCCCTCGACCTCCCGGTACTTGGATGGCATGGCGATGTCTCGCAGACACGGAAGCAGAAGTTCCTGAAGAACCTTCGGGGAGTGCTCATCATCACACCGGAGTCGCTGGAATCGCTTTTCGTGAACAAGGGCACCATGATGCCCGCCTTCGCGGGAGCAATTGCCCACATCGTTGTCGACGAGTTGCATTCGTTCCTCGAAGCGGAGCGCGGCAAGCAGGTCCAGTCCCTCCTGCATCGATTGGAATGTGCTGCAGGGCGACGCATTCCCCGTGCCGGTCTGTCTGCGACGCTTGGCGACAAGACGCTTGCCGCGACTTTCCTCCGACCAGGCTCCGGCGACAAGGTCTTCACCGTCGATGCCGGTGGCGAGGGCTATGTGATGAAGCTTGCCGTGAAGGGGTATGTCGACGGGCAAGTGGTCGACGACGAATCGTGGTCCGACGATCCGTCCATCGACTCGGACGAACCACCCGAAAAACAGATGACGAGTACTGCGGAGCTGGCGATCGCTGACTACCTGTTCACACACTTGCGCGGATCCAACCATCTGATCTTCCCAAACAGTCGTGCTAAGGTCGAGAAATACGCGGACCGCCTGCGTCATCGCTCCGAGCGCGAGGGCGTGCGGAACGAATTCTGGACACACCACGGAAGCCTGTCTCGTGAGCTGCGTGAAGAATCGGAGACTGCCCTCAAGGGTGGCACGACATCTGCATCAGCGATCTGCACCACCACACTCGAACTTGGGATCGACATCGGAAACATCAAGAGTGTCGCCCAGATCGGCCCCCCGCCATCCGTTGCGAGCCTTCGCCAACGATTGGGGCGGTCAGGTCGACGCGCTGGCGAACCAGCAATCCTGCGATGCTTCTGCATCGAGAAGCCGCTCACTCCGAACTCACCACTTTCAGATCGCATTCGGGAAGGCCTGGTACAGACCATAGCCATGGTGCGCCTCCTGATGCGCCCCTGGGTCGAACCGCCACGGCTCACCGCGATTCATGCGTCGACCTTCGTACAACAGGCACTGTCAGTGATTGCAGAGCGTGGTGGTGCCACCGCCGCGGAGCTCTGGAAAGTTCTGGTACAAAGCGGAACCTTTGACCGGATCTCGCGGGAGATGTTCACGGACATCCTGCGCGGTCTCGGCGGCCGCGACATCCTGCAACAGGAGAACTCCGGGCTGCTACTGCCCGGAATCGTTGGTGAGAAGCTCATCAATCACTACGACTTCTACAGCGCTTTCTCCTCTCCGGATGAGTTCCGGCTGATCGCGGGAGAGCGGGTACTTGGCTCCCTGCCCATCACGCGGCCTCTTACCGTTGGACAGCGAATGATCTTCGGTGGACGACGGTGGCGCGTGCGCGATGTCGATTCGGAACACAAGGTCATCTATGTCTCTGCCGACCGAGGTGGGGCTCCGCCAGCATTTGAGTCCAACGGAGGCGAGGTGCACGACGTGATCCGGCAGGAGATGAAACTCGTACTTAGCGAAACCAGTGAGATCGCTTACCTGGACACAGCAGCCAAGGAGTTGCTGTATGAGGCGCGAAGGACGTATCAGGACTTACGCCTGGCGGAGCGGCAATCCTTCCGGGACGGTAAGAACACTTTGCTGTTCACTTGGATGGGAGATGCCGTGAACAGCACGCTCGCCTTCATGTTGGCGCAACGGGGTCTGGAGTGTACGAATGAGGGCGTGGCCCTCGCAATCTCGACCGAGGTTGACGAAAGTCGGCTGCTCACAGAGTTGAGTGCCATCGCGGAGCAGACAGTGCCGTCCGCGAGTGAACTCGGCATCGCGCCCGAGATGGCTGCTATCGAGAAGTGGGATTGGGCTTTGTCGAAGGCAACATGTATCGAATCCTATGCGTCAGCACGTTTAGATCTTGCGGGGGCCAAGGTTCTCGCGGCTCGGCTCGTTGACAGCATCCGCTGA